A portion of the Mesobacillus boroniphilus genome contains these proteins:
- a CDS encoding Na+/H+ antiporter subunit A, giving the protein MSLLHLAVLSPLLLAILIPFLHKYFKNIHTGWFLLPLPAVLFAYFLQFISTTSHGGTEMETVPWISSLGIDFTLKVDGLGLLFALLITGIGALVVLYSIYYLNPDKEKLNTFYVYLLLFMGAMLGVVLSDNLIVLYTFWELTSFSSFLLIGYWNHRERSRYGAQKSMLITVFGGLSMLGGILMLYIITGTFSISETIQMSNEVVNHPLFTATLILFLLGAFTKSAQFPFHIWLPDAMEAPTPVSAYLHSATMVKAGIYLVARMTPVFAHSDIWVWLVAGVGVITLFWGSFSAVKQTDLKAILAFSTVSQLGMIMSLLGAGAAALHYGTIKDGYYIVAVTAAVFHLINHATFKGSLFMVTGIIDHETGTRDIRKLGGLMNFMPITFTLAIIGTFSMAGIPPFNGFLSKEMFFTGMLRVAEMDIFNMDTWGILFPIIAWTASVFTFLYSMMYVFKTFTGKYQPEKLEKKPHEAPIGMLISPVILASLVIIFGIFPNVLSHNIISPAMGSILPSLLENGEGFDVHITHWHGPTAELFMTIGVITIGILLYKFMPKWTGVYRKFPERLALNRFYDRGLELMEITSRNITRSYMTGFIRTYLVYIFSFFILALASTLIFKDAFKLDFSNVAPIRFFEVVLVLIMAVSAITILFAKSRLTSIILLGAVGYTVALFFVLFRAPDLALTQLVIETVSVALFLLAFYHLPQIRRNEERIRFRATNALISIGVGAIVTMIALSAHSNKMFGSISEYYVENTYKKAGGENMVNVILVDFRGFDTMFEIAVLGIAALGIFAMIKLRLTRGRELDENK; this is encoded by the coding sequence TTGTCTTTACTTCACCTTGCAGTTTTATCACCGCTTTTACTCGCGATCTTAATTCCATTTTTACATAAGTATTTCAAGAACATCCATACAGGCTGGTTCCTTTTGCCGCTGCCTGCCGTGCTATTTGCTTATTTCTTGCAATTCATCAGTACGACCAGCCATGGCGGTACCGAAATGGAAACTGTTCCTTGGATTTCTTCACTTGGGATTGATTTTACGTTAAAAGTTGACGGCCTTGGGCTATTGTTTGCCCTGCTGATCACTGGAATCGGCGCATTGGTTGTGCTGTATTCGATTTATTATTTAAATCCGGACAAAGAAAAGCTCAATACTTTCTATGTCTACCTGCTTTTGTTCATGGGCGCGATGCTAGGGGTAGTTTTATCGGACAACCTGATTGTGCTTTATACCTTTTGGGAATTGACAAGCTTTTCGTCTTTCTTGCTGATTGGATATTGGAACCATCGCGAACGCTCCCGCTATGGTGCCCAAAAGTCAATGCTGATCACTGTTTTCGGGGGATTATCAATGCTTGGTGGTATCCTGATGCTCTATATCATCACAGGGACCTTCAGCATTTCTGAAACAATCCAAATGTCTAATGAAGTCGTAAACCATCCATTATTCACTGCGACACTGATTTTGTTCTTGCTAGGGGCTTTTACAAAATCAGCTCAGTTCCCATTCCACATCTGGCTTCCTGACGCGATGGAAGCACCTACGCCGGTCAGTGCGTACCTGCACTCTGCGACTATGGTTAAAGCGGGGATCTATCTTGTCGCCCGTATGACGCCTGTGTTCGCACATTCAGATATTTGGGTTTGGCTCGTAGCCGGAGTTGGGGTTATCACGTTATTCTGGGGTTCCTTCTCAGCGGTAAAGCAAACTGATTTAAAAGCGATCCTCGCTTTCTCAACTGTCAGCCAGCTGGGGATGATCATGTCTCTTCTTGGAGCAGGTGCTGCAGCACTTCATTATGGCACGATAAAGGATGGCTATTATATTGTTGCGGTTACTGCCGCGGTATTCCACCTGATCAACCATGCCACATTCAAGGGAAGCTTGTTCATGGTGACAGGCATCATTGACCATGAAACGGGGACAAGGGATATTCGCAAGCTTGGCGGTTTGATGAATTTCATGCCAATCACATTCACACTTGCCATCATCGGAACATTTTCAATGGCTGGGATTCCGCCTTTCAACGGATTCCTGAGTAAAGAAATGTTCTTCACCGGAATGCTTCGTGTAGCGGAAATGGATATTTTCAATATGGATACTTGGGGCATCCTATTCCCAATCATTGCCTGGACAGCAAGTGTTTTCACGTTCCTGTACAGTATGATGTATGTATTCAAGACCTTCACGGGCAAATACCAGCCTGAGAAATTGGAAAAGAAACCACATGAGGCACCAATCGGAATGCTGATTTCGCCGGTTATCCTTGCATCACTTGTAATTATTTTCGGGATTTTTCCGAATGTACTGTCACATAACATCATTTCACCAGCAATGGGTTCGATTCTTCCATCATTGCTCGAAAACGGTGAAGGATTCGATGTCCATATCACACATTGGCACGGGCCAACTGCTGAATTGTTCATGACAATTGGCGTTATCACGATTGGAATTTTGCTCTATAAGTTCATGCCCAAATGGACCGGGGTTTATCGCAAATTCCCTGAGCGCCTGGCACTGAATCGTTTCTATGATCGTGGCCTTGAACTCATGGAGATAACATCAAGAAACATTACAAGGTCGTATATGACCGGATTTATCAGGACATATCTCGTTTATATCTTTTCATTCTTTATTTTGGCTCTGGCTTCGACACTTATTTTCAAAGACGCATTCAAACTGGATTTTAGTAATGTTGCACCGATCCGCTTTTTTGAAGTCGTGCTTGTGCTAATCATGGCCGTATCAGCGATTACCATCCTGTTTGCCAAATCAAGGCTGACTTCCATCATCCTTCTTGGCGCGGTTGGCTATACGGTCGCACTATTCTTCGTCCTCTTCAGGGCACCTGACCTGGCACTGACACAGCTGGTCATTGAAACTGTATCTGTTGCACTATTCCTGCTGGCGTTTTATCATCTGCCGCAAATCAGGAGAAATGAGGAGAGAATCCGCTTCAGGGCTACAAACGCGCTGATCTCTATTGGAGTAGGGGCGATTGTGACGATGATCGCTTTATCTGCCCATAGTAACAAGATGTTCGGTTCGATTTCAGAGTATTATGTTGAAAATACTTATAAAAAAGCCGGCGGCGAAAATATGGTCAACGTTATCCTTGTTGATTTCCGCGGCTTTGATACAATGTTTGAGATTGCCGTCCTTGGCATCGCTGCCCTAGGTATTTTTGCGATGATCAAGCTTCGGCTGACAAGGGGGAGAGAATTGGATGAAAACAAATGA
- a CDS encoding Na(+)/H(+) antiporter subunit B, with protein MKTNDVILQTVTKFTLFVIILFSIHLFFAGHYYPGGGFIGGLMTSGAIVLLLLAFDIKTVKMILPFDYIKVVAVGLLIAIGTGAGALFFNMPFLTHAYTYVYLPLLGKTSLHTAVLFDTGVFLVVIGVTMTIIQTIGESE; from the coding sequence ATGAAAACAAATGATGTCATCCTCCAGACTGTTACGAAGTTCACCTTGTTTGTCATTATCCTATTTTCAATCCACCTGTTTTTTGCAGGCCACTATTATCCAGGCGGTGGATTCATCGGCGGATTGATGACCTCTGGAGCGATTGTATTGCTTTTGCTTGCATTCGATATCAAGACGGTCAAGATGATTTTACCGTTCGATTACATTAAAGTTGTGGCTGTCGGTCTGCTCATTGCGATTGGAACAGGTGCCGGTGCGTTATTTTTCAATATGCCGTTCCTGACACATGCTTACACTTATGTTTATTTGCCGCTCCTAGGCAAGACATCTCTGCATACAGCGGTTTTGTTTGATACAGGGGTCTTCCTTGTCGTCATTGGTGTGACAATGACCATTATTCAAACGATTGGAGAGAGCGAATAA